One genomic window of Microcoleus sp. FACHB-831 includes the following:
- a CDS encoding two-component system response regulator, whose product MSASFLDSDRPKVLVVDDHPSSRMTAVALLSVEGYEVLEADSGSAALVRVGECNPDLILLDVMMPGMDGFEVCRRLKQEEQTRLIPVVFITALNDRRSRIMGIEAGGDDFLTKPFDRLELSARVRSLIRQKRLNEDLDHAEKVLFSIAGTVESRDPATGDHCERLVTLGAAFGNFLNLPRNEVRDLMWGGHLHDIGKVGVPDSVLLKKGKLTPEEWDIMKQHVIIGENICKPLRTMRGVIPIIRNHHERWDGTGYPDGLVGDEIPYLAQVFQILDIYDALTSERPYKRAFTPDEALEIIAEETAKGWRNPKLIEQFTTFIRTTHLPQT is encoded by the coding sequence TTGTCAGCAAGCTTCCTTGATTCCGATCGGCCAAAGGTGCTTGTTGTTGACGATCATCCCTCCAGTCGGATGACAGCAGTCGCACTCCTGTCAGTCGAGGGATACGAAGTATTAGAAGCAGATAGCGGCTCAGCGGCATTGGTGCGAGTGGGAGAGTGCAACCCGGATTTGATTTTGTTAGACGTGATGATGCCGGGGATGGATGGATTTGAAGTGTGCCGTCGCCTGAAGCAAGAAGAACAGACGCGCCTGATACCCGTTGTTTTTATAACAGCTTTGAATGACAGGCGATCGCGCATTATGGGCATTGAAGCTGGTGGAGATGACTTTCTTACCAAACCCTTCGACCGCCTTGAACTAAGCGCCAGAGTCCGCTCCCTCATCCGCCAAAAGCGCCTCAATGAAGACCTAGACCATGCTGAAAAGGTTTTGTTTTCTATTGCCGGAACGGTCGAAAGCCGAGATCCCGCTACTGGCGACCACTGCGAAAGACTCGTCACATTAGGTGCAGCATTCGGTAATTTCCTAAACCTTCCCCGCAATGAAGTGCGCGACTTGATGTGGGGGGGTCATCTCCACGATATAGGCAAAGTAGGCGTTCCCGATTCCGTTCTGCTAAAGAAAGGCAAATTGACCCCCGAAGAGTGGGACATTATGAAGCAGCACGTCATCATAGGCGAAAACATTTGCAAGCCGCTTCGCACCATGCGTGGAGTTATCCCCATCATTCGCAATCACCACGAACGTTGGGATGGCACGGGTTATCCCGATGGTTTAGTTGGCGATGAAATTCCCTATTTGGCTCAAGTATTTCAAATTCTTGATATCTACGACGCCCTAACAAGCGAACGTCCCTACAAAAGAGCTTTTACCCCAGATGAAGCCCTAGAAATTATTGCCGAAGAGACAGCAAAAGGTTGGCGCAATCCCAAACTTATAGAGCAATTTACCACCTTTATTCGCACTACCCACCTACCACAGACGTAG
- a CDS encoding tRNA (5-methylaminomethyl-2-thiouridine)(34)-methyltransferase MnmD produces the protein MNKWDKFTPQLTADGSFTLFSNEFGESFHTHWGARAESLIKFVDTAQIQHKAQQPTLRVLDVCYGLGYNTAAALENIWQVNPNCRVELVGLELDSDVPKAAIEGGLLNIWNPNIIQIVTALATSHQVKTDRLQATLLIGDARTTIGQIVESGVLADAIFLDPFSPRKCPQLWTVEFLDKVAKCLKPDGRLATYSCAAAVRTALRAVGLKIASSARVGRRSPGTVASFATEDLPPLSKQEEEHLQTKAAIPYRDRNLCDSAAAILLRRQIEQQASTLEPSSHWKRRWLNSTH, from the coding sequence ATGAATAAATGGGATAAATTCACACCACAACTAACAGCAGATGGTTCATTCACTTTATTCTCAAATGAGTTTGGAGAGTCATTTCACACCCATTGGGGTGCGCGTGCAGAAAGCCTGATTAAGTTTGTTGACACCGCGCAAATTCAACACAAAGCTCAGCAACCCACCTTGCGGGTGTTGGATGTTTGTTATGGACTTGGCTACAACACGGCTGCTGCACTAGAAAATATTTGGCAAGTTAATCCCAATTGCCGCGTGGAGTTGGTAGGATTAGAACTAGATTCCGATGTGCCAAAAGCAGCGATCGAAGGCGGCCTACTTAATATCTGGAACCCAAATATCATCCAAATTGTCACAGCCTTGGCGACATCTCACCAAGTTAAAACAGACAGACTGCAAGCAACTTTGCTCATCGGTGATGCAAGAACAACAATTGGGCAAATAGTTGAGTCAGGCGTCCTTGCAGATGCCATTTTTCTCGACCCCTTTTCACCCAGGAAATGTCCGCAATTGTGGACAGTCGAGTTTCTGGATAAGGTAGCAAAATGCCTCAAGCCAGATGGTAGACTGGCTACATATTCGTGTGCCGCTGCCGTGCGGACAGCACTTAGGGCAGTTGGGTTAAAAATTGCATCTTCCGCACGAGTAGGTAGGCGATCGCCCGGAACTGTCGCAAGCTTCGCAACAGAGGATTTACCGCCACTTTCTAAACAAGAAGAAGAACATTTACAAACAAAGGCTGCCATTCCCTACCGCGATCGCAATTTGTGCGACTCAGCCGCCGCCATTTTGCTTCGTCGTCAAATTGAGCAACAAGCCAGTACTCTAGAACCTAGCTCCCATTGGAAAAGACGCTGGTTAAACTCTACCCACTAA
- a CDS encoding sulfurtransferase, translating to MTDTPFVVSAAWLHEHLNDSQVVIVDCRFSLADPELGRKQYLTNHIQGAHYLDLNKDLSATVGRHGGRHPLPNASELANKLANIGINFQETFVVAYDDSRCAFAARLWWLLRYLGHDRIAILDGGLTGWLTAGYPVTEEIPSPSPGSFVPQVRSHLVVDIQTVKARKDLPEVLLVDSRESDRYRGEREPIDPIAGHIPGAVNYPWQEATNERGNLHNESLQRQRWADLKPADEIMVYCGSGVTACVNLLSLEIAGIDTGKLYAGSWSDWCSYLVSEESDR from the coding sequence ATGACCGATACACCGTTTGTAGTTTCCGCTGCTTGGCTTCACGAACACCTCAACGATTCGCAAGTGGTAATTGTTGATTGTCGCTTTTCCTTAGCAGATCCAGAATTGGGACGTAAGCAGTATCTCACCAACCACATTCAAGGCGCTCATTATTTAGATCTAAATAAAGACCTTTCGGCGACGGTGGGACGACATGGAGGACGGCATCCATTGCCTAACGCAAGTGAGTTAGCCAACAAGTTAGCAAATATAGGGATAAATTTCCAAGAAACCTTTGTTGTCGCTTACGATGATTCGCGATGTGCCTTTGCTGCGCGTTTGTGGTGGTTGCTACGCTACTTGGGACACGATCGCATCGCGATTTTAGATGGAGGCTTGACTGGCTGGCTGACCGCTGGGTATCCTGTGACTGAAGAAATACCTTCACCATCGCCAGGGTCATTTGTGCCCCAAGTGCGATCGCATCTTGTAGTTGATATTCAAACTGTAAAAGCCAGAAAAGACTTACCGGAAGTTTTACTGGTTGATTCGCGAGAGAGCGATCGCTACCGAGGCGAACGAGAACCCATCGATCCTATTGCTGGTCACATTCCAGGCGCGGTAAACTACCCCTGGCAAGAAGCTACTAACGAACGCGGCAACCTCCATAATGAATCCTTGCAACGTCAGCGGTGGGCAGACTTAAAGCCAGCAGACGAAATTATGGTTTATTGCGGTTCTGGTGTCACCGCTTGCGTCAACCTATTATCCTTGGAAATAGCAGGGATTGACACTGGCAAGCTTTATGCTGGAAGCTGGAGCGACTGGTGTTCCTATTTGGTAAGTGAGGAGAGCGATCGCTGA